In Sphaerospermopsis torques-reginae ITEP-024, the genomic window TTCCCGCTTGTTTGAGTGCGTGACAAGGAATTATAAATTCTAAATCTTCTACTGCTTGTTCAACGAGAATAGCAACTTTTTTCTGACTAGAATGATGATTATTGTTGATCATTGGTTTTCTTTCCCTGGTTAATTATCAAATTAAACTTGTTAAACTTTTCTCATCTATTTGATCTCTAATTACAGCACTTTCTGGTGTAATGAGGTACACTATTGGCGGGCAATACTTGTACTGAGCGGTTAGTGAGCGCAGTCGAACTATGTCGAAGTATGCCCACCCCACAAGAGTTTTATGATCGTGTTTTGTAAGTTTTGTACCTCTTATAAATTAAATCTGCTGTAACTGTTATGCTGGCATTTCACTGGTTGATGAAGTGGCAAATAATTCCTCATAATCATGGGTAAAATAAGCATGAAATTTCTTGAATTTCTCTGGAGTTACCGCATTTTGTAAAACCGCAAAAACTGCCCGCACGTGCATTGCTGCTGTAGTTGGTTCTATATTTTCTTTCTGACTAGCACGCTCAATAAACTCTTGCAGATGAAAAGATTGACTAGCTTCTGTTTCTCTACCACGTAAATATTTACCTAATTCTGGTGGTATTTGTGCAGCTAATTCTTGTGCTTCATCCTTAGGAATCAGTTCTCTCACTGTTTCTAATGTCGCACGAGTAGCAACTTCTGCTTCTTCACGGGAATTTGATTGAGCTAGACTTTGTACATGGGTAATAAACTCTGTATATTCCATTTTTTAATCTCCTCTATTTATTAAATCTGAAAATAATTTTTTACCAATTACATTACTAAACTAATTGCTAGTTATAATTGCTAATGATTTACCACCTACTAGATTAATACTTCATAGATTGCTTCACTTCGTTCTCAAGGGATATATTTTTTATAACTAAAGTTATAAATCTTTAGTTAGATAAATATATTTGGTTAAAAGTTATAATAAAAACGTTAAGCATTCAGCCATCAGCCATGTAGCTGAAATATTGAAATACAAAGAGTGAAAATAAACAGATGCAGATAACGTTTCTGAAATTACAATTTCTGAATCTTTGTTATTGCAGCAAAAAGCTGATTACTGATAGCTGAATAATTACTAAAAATGCAGCAAGTGGCTATTATCATGACAAAAAAACGAAAAAAACAGGAAAATAAAACTGATGATTTGCCACAGGGAATTACTGAATCCTATGGTACAGGCGTAAAAAACTTACCGGGATATAATATTGGTGAGCGATCGCTGTGGGAAAATAGACAAGAGTATACAGAAAACAGTCCTGAATTTCCTGCTGAATACCCTATTGCGGGTGATGAAGTTGATAGTTATTGGCAAGATACGGTAGGAGATGAAGCTGTGGGTGGTACTGTTGCTACTCCTGAAAAAAATGTAACGGAGGAATTAGAAACAGCAGTAGGTTTAGAAATGAATGATTATGCTTTTCTTCGCACCAACGATATTTTAGAACATCGTGATGATGCACGTTGGGAACTAGATCTGAAGTATTCTGAAGATTATGAATAAAAAAGCGGAATTTTTGGCTTTTTACCCTGGAAAGGTAAGGTTTTAAACCTTTAATAAAAAATTGTCAATTGTCAATTGTCAATTATCAATTGATAAACAGATAAACACAGAGTAAACACTATGCTTGTTACTCTGTGTTTTTTATTTTGGTGATTGGGGCAGCTGCACCCATCGTAACGCCCTTTGCTTCTTGTCTGCTAATTTAAAGCGATTTAAGTTAATTCTCATCTGTCCTAAGAGTGGTTTAAATTTGTATTAATTTCATTAGGATTCTGACTTTTTATCGTGTTTTCAGTAATTGATTATTTTTTAATATAAACCCAAACATTTATACTCAATGTTAAATATTTTGCATGGCAAAGTTTACCATGTAGATTAAATGACAAATTATTGAGAAATTACCTAAAAATCCCAGTTAAATATACAAATAAATCAATGTCAATAAAATAAGTTTTCTTAGTCTAGTATCCTATAGTTTGTGTAAAGGGTAAAGGGTAAAATTTATTTATTATTAATCCTTACCCTTTTACCCTTATTTTTCACCTAAAGTCCTGAGGTTGAATTTAATTCAACGACTGATTAGATGAAATATACTGTTGTTGACAATATTCCTTAGTTGGGGTTACAGAAACAACTTCTACCTCAACAGGTTTTTCAGATGTGGGGTTAATAATAAATTCACTAGGACCAACATGAGGTTTTTGTGGATTTCCCCAATCATAGGTATAACCTAAACCGGACCAAGGATAATATTCTTTTTTCGCATTGCTGAAAGAATTGGTGTATATTGTCTTAATTACAGGACTGGTATCTGGTACTGGTAAAGGTAAAAGATTACAACTTGCATCGTCAATTTCTTGATCAATACAAGGTCTAATTAAATCTTCAGCTTTCACCCACATTTCCACAAAATGTGTTTTGCTGGAATACTTATTTAAAATCAATCCCAAATATTGCTGTAACCTCAATGAAAGCTCAATATTATCAGGAATATTGGCATCTACAGCTTGATATTGTTGACAAAATTCTTTAACTTGTGGTACTGCTGTAAACCATGTTTGATAAGCCAGTTGTTTTTTTGCACCTATTGGCCAATCTACACTGGGGTTACTTACATATTTCCACGTTGACATTAAATATTCAATTTTGCCATTATTCTCTCTCCATTTAATTCTCGGATTACTGGGAGATAATGCCCAAAGATCACTCACTACTTCATCTGCTGCCGGCTGTTTTGCATCTTCAATTGCATCTGCTAATGTCTTGCTCAAAACATTATAAGTTTCTGGTTGATATTGCAATAGATACTCATAAACATTGACAGGTAATTCTGCTTGGGCTAATTGTGCATTTAGTATTTGTGTACTATCGCTTGCAGCTAAAGCCCGCTGTGGCCATCCGAATAATAAAAAAACACAACATAATAAGCCTAGCAAAAATCGCTGTTGCCAATTCTTCATGGTAAATAACCTAGTAGTGTTTATTGCTGTTGGAAAGTAATTTTATAATTATTTCTTACGAAATAACCAACGGTGTTTATTTTTTTTAACTAAAGATTTATGTATAAATAAAACCGAAAATTTACGATTTTCTGACAAATTTCAATTCCCCTTTGAATTGAGCAAAATGGTTATTTTCAAATTTGTTCTCAAAACAAAGTTTTTTATCTTCTTCGTGGCTACACCACCCTCACAGAAAATATGCAAGCTGAGGAAGTTGGTGATGGTGTTAACCTTGGTTCTCGACTAGAAAGTATTAGCAAACAATATGGTTGCGATATTATCATCAGCGACAATACCTATAACTTCTGTAGTGGTGATATTTGGGCTAGGGAACTAGATTTAATTCGTGTTAAAGGCAGAAATGAGCCTGTATCTATCTATGAGTTGATTGGGATGCGTTTTGATCCAATTAATGACACCAAACAAGAACTAATTAAACATTATCAGAAAGGAAGAGAGTATTATCTGCAACGTCAGTTTTCACTGGCTCAAATGGAATTTGTCACAGCTTTAACTGCTGATAATAATGATAAAGCCTCAATGTTATATCTGAGTCGTTGTCAACATTGGTTACAAACACCTCCCACAGATACAACTTGGGATGATGGTGTTTGGACTTTTAATGAAAAATAAAAGTCAGCCGTCAGCTATTCAGTAGTTCAGGAGAAAGAATTAGTTTTTCTCCCTATCTCCCCAGTCTCCAGTTCCCAGTCAGTAGAAGGAAATAATACTGTCTAGTATCTCAAAGCTGATTACTGAAAGCTGATAGCTGAATACTTACGATATTTAGCCCAAGTTTTGGTTTTGTAATTGTTCTTATTATTGGGTAATAAAACTTAAAAAAACAAAATAAAACAATTAAAAAAAATTATAAAAATGTTGCATATAGTCTTGTTTGTAACAGTTAATTTATATTTGTTGTCAAAGTGGTTTTCTTAGTTAGAAACTAGAAATAGATTTAACAAAGCAATTATTGTTATGAACACTATTTCTAACCTGGAATTAAAACGCTCAACTTGGCAAACCGCCATAATGTTGACTTTGGGCTTTTGGCTAAGTTCTAGTCTAGTATTAGATTGGGTAATTATGCCTAGTCTTTACATTACTGGCATGATGAACGAAGCGAATTTTACCACTGCTGGATATGCAATTTTTTGGAATTTTAACCGCTTAGAATTACTAGCTGCTGCTGTCGTCTTGACTTCTGTACTGGTTACTTGCAAGACTAAATCTAATTGGTATTTGGGCAGTATATTTTTATCTTGCTTGCTGTTAACAATAGCTTTGCTGGATACCTATTTTCTAACTCCGCAAATGTGCGCTTTGGGTAGCAATTTTAGTCTATTTGCCAGTGCGGGTGATGTTCCCTACAGCATGAATTTACTGCATGGTAGTTATTTTATGCTGGAAGTTTTGAAAGTATTAGCCGCTGGGGTGCTGTTAAATCGCTGTTGGAAAGAAGCTTAAGGGACTTTTAGGAAATAAATTATCCAATCTTGTGGGATGGGCTTCTAGCCCGTCCGGGTTTAAAGGCAGGCTGTCCGGCCTACCCCACAATAATTAATTGAATATTTTTTTATTTGGAAGTCGCGAAAATGATAACTCAACGAATGTAAATCGTAGCTACACAGACAAAACCTGCGAAGGCGGGTTTTTTATTCTTTACTAATTGATAATTTTCCTGATTAATTCTAACCATTGATTACCAATTTCTGTTAATTGTCTATCTGCTTCTTCTTCAGATATATCTTCATCAGTAGTAGTAAAATTATTCAAAGTAGATTTTAAATAACTTCCTGAACTTCCTGAACCTGCACCTACTAATTCTTTAACTAATTCTTTAAAAGCAATTAATTAAAGTAGAAGTCGGGGATCTGAAATCTGCGTTCATCTGTATTTAATTTTGTCAGAATCAGGATGTCCAGGATTTAAGGATGTACAGGATGGGGTTATTTGCGAGGATCAAGATTTTGACTTTTGATGATTTTGAGGTGTAGAAGATTGTTTTTTATGATATGATTAATGATTAGTTGTTAGATTCAGGAATAATTAACAGTTAATCAAATAATATCCTGTAAATCCTCTAATCCTGGGTATCCTGATTCTGAAAAAAGGCGAATAATCTATGAGTTCTATTAATTTACAATTATCATCGGATTTAATTCAAGCAGGTGAGTAAGCTATTCTTCAAGAATTAGGGGTAAATACAAACCTATATGAACAAGTTTTACAACAAGCAGGAAAATAAATCAAAAACATCCTGAAAATCCTTAAATCCTGAAAATACTAATTCCGACAAAAAGGGTTTAGCACTGCTAAACCCCTACCGACTCCTGCTATTTAATCAGATTCAGTTTCACTACTAGGTAAAAGTAGACGAATAGCCAGAATAGCAAACCCCACAGCAGCGATCGCCTTTAAAATTCTTGTAGGGAATAACTCTGCAACTGCACCCCCAGCTAATGCTCCCAGTAAACTGGTTAATACTAAAGCACCTGCTGTACCGAAAAATATCGCTTTTCGTGATTGACCTTGACCAGAAAGAGCGATCGCTGCTAACTGACTTTTATCTCCCAACTCAGAGAGAAAAACTGTAATAAAGCTGAGTCCTAAAAGATTCCAATCCATTTTATTTGCTCAAACTACTAATGACTAATAACTAATGACTACTAACCAACAAACACATCCCAAAACAACATTACAGAAATCAACAGCAACATCACCCCTGCTGACTTTTCCACAGTTTTCGGACTCAGTTTACTCGCAATAAAACCGCCAAGCAGCACACCTAATAAACTGGTAGTAACTAAAGCAGTTCCCGAACCCAGAAACACTAACCAAGGTGCATGAGATTCGGCACTCATCA contains:
- a CDS encoding DUF2267 domain-containing protein, with translation MEYTEFITHVQSLAQSNSREEAEVATRATLETVRELIPKDEAQELAAQIPPELGKYLRGRETEASQSFHLQEFIERASQKENIEPTTAAMHVRAVFAVLQNAVTPEKFKKFHAYFTHDYEELFATSSTSEMPA
- a CDS encoding DUF6335 family protein, producing the protein MTKKRKKQENKTDDLPQGITESYGTGVKNLPGYNIGERSLWENRQEYTENSPEFPAEYPIAGDEVDSYWQDTVGDEAVGGTVATPEKNVTEELETAVGLEMNDYAFLRTNDILEHRDDARWELDLKYSEDYE
- a CDS encoding TMEM165/GDT1 family protein, yielding MTESVTQSSAPENSAQPTNKKQQSVWMVLGTTFITIFLAEIGDKTQLSTLLMSAESHAPWLVFLGSGTALVTTSLLGVLLGGFIASKLSPKTVEKSAGVMLLLISVMLFWDVFVG
- a CDS encoding TMEM165/GDT1 family protein, which gives rise to MDWNLLGLSFITVFLSELGDKSQLAAIALSGQGQSRKAIFFGTAGALVLTSLLGALAGGAVAELFPTRILKAIAAVGFAILAIRLLLPSSETESD